A genomic stretch from Gorilla gorilla gorilla isolate KB3781 chromosome 20, NHGRI_mGorGor1-v2.1_pri, whole genome shotgun sequence includes:
- the ZSCAN22 gene encoding zinc finger and SCAN domain-containing protein 22 produces MAIPKHSLSPVPWEEDSFLQVKVEEEEEASLSQGGESSHDHTAHSEAARLRFRHFRYEEASGPHEALAHLRALCCQWLQPEAHSKEQILELLVLEQFLGALPPEIQAWVGAQSPKSGEEAAVLVEDLTQVLDKRGWDPGAEPTEASCKQSDLRESEPSNVVTETLMGGVSLGPAFVKACEPEGSSERSGLSGEIWTKSVTQQIHFKKTSGPYKDVPTDQHGRESGASRNSSSAWPNLTSQEKPPSEDKFDLVDAYGTEPPYTYSGKRSSKCRECRKMFQSASALEAHQKTHSRKTPYACSECGKAFGRSTHLAQHQVVHTGAKPHECKECGKAFSRVTHLTQHQRIHTGEKPYKCGECGKTFSRSTHLTQHQRVHTGERPYECDACGKAFSQSTHLTQHQRIHTGEKPYKCDACGRAFSDCSALIRHLRIHSGEKPYQCKVCPKAFAQSSSLTEHQRIHTGEKPYKCSDCGKAFSRSSALMVHLRIHITVLQ; encoded by the exons ATGGCCATCCCCAAGCACTCCCTGAGCCCAGTGCCGTGGGAAGAGGACAGCTTCCTTCAAGTgaaggtggaggaggaagaggaagccaGCCTCTCCCAGGGCGGAGAATCCAGCCATGACCACACTGCTCACTCCGAGGCTGCACGCCTGCGCTTCCGGCACTTCCGCTATGAGGAGGCATCTGGTCCACACGAGGCCCTGGCCCACCTCCGAGCACTGTGCTGTCAGTGGCTGCAGCCCGAGGCGCACTCCAAGGAGCAGATACTGGAGCTGCTGGTGCTGGAGCAGTTCCTGGGTGCGCTGCCCCCAGAGATCCAAGCCTGGGTGGGAGCCCAGAGTCCCAAGAGCGGAGAGGAAGCCGCTGTGCTGGTGGAGGATCTGACTCAGGTGCTGGACAAGAGAG GATGGGATCCAGGAGCCGAGCCCACAGAGGCAAGCTGCAAGCAGAGTGACCTGAGAGAGTCAGAGCCATCAAATGTGGTCACTGAGACCCTCATGGGAGGTGTTTCCCTTGGACCCGCCTTTGTCAAGGCATGTGAACCTGAGGGCAGCTCAGAGAGGTCTGGACTATCAGGGGAGATCTGGACGAAGTCTGTCACCCAACAGATCCATTTCAAGAAAACTTCAGGGCCTTACAAGGATGTCCCCACAGACCAGCATGGCCGTGAATCTGGTGCCTCGAGGAACAGTTCTAGTGCGTGGCCAAACCTCACCTCCCAAGAGAAGCCTCCTTCAGAAGACAAATTTGATCTGGTGGATGCTTATGGGACAGAGCCTCCATACACCTACTCAGGGAAGAGGTCCTCCAAGTGTCGCGAGTGCAGGAAGATGTTCCAGAGTGCTTCGGCGCTGGAGGCACACCAGAAGACCCATTCTCGGAAGACACCATATGCCTGCAGcgagtgtgggaaagccttcgGCCGGAGCACTCACCTCGCCCAGCACCAGGTTGTTCACACAGGGGCGAAGCCCCATgagtgtaaggaatgtgggaaggccttcagCCGAGTCACCCACCTGACTCAGCACCAAaggattcatactggagagaaaccctacaaatgtgggGAATGTGGTAAGACCTTCAGCCGCAGCACTCACCTCACCCAGCACCAGCGGGTGCACACGGGGGAGCGGCCCTACGAGTGTGACGCGTGTGGGAAGGCCTTCAGCCAGAGCACGCACCTGACTCAGCACCAGCGCATCCACACCGGGGAGAAGCCCTACAAGTGTGACGCGTGTGGCCGAGCCTTCAGCGACTGCTCGGCCCTGATCCGACATCTGAGAATCCACTCTGGAGAGAAGCCGTATCAGTGTAAGGTTTGTCCGAAGGCCTTTGCGCAGAGCTCCTCCCTCACTGAGCACCAGAGGATCCACACGGGAGAGAAGCCTTATAAGTGCAGCGACTGTGGGAAGGCCTTCAGCCGTAGCTCCGCCCTGATGGTTCACTTGCGGATCCACATCACGGTGCTGCAGTGA
- the ZNF497 gene encoding zinc finger protein 497 isoform X2 yields MESPGGWTLQVAPEEGQVLCNVKTATRGLSEGAVSGGWGAWENSTEVPREAGNGQRQQATLGAADEQGGPSRELGPADGGRDGAGPGSEPADRALRPSPLPEEPGCRCGECGKAFSQGSYLLQHRRVHTGEKPYTCPECGKAFAWSSNLSQHQRIHSGEKPYACRECGKAFRAHSQLIHHQETHSGLKPFRCPDCGKSFGRSTTLVQHRRTHTGEKPYECPECGKAFSWNSNFLEHRRVHTGARPHACRNCGKAFSQSSNLAEHLKIHAGARPHACPDCGKAFVRVAGLRQHRRTHSSEKPFPCAECGKAFRESSQLLQHQRTHTGERPFECAECGQAFVMGSYLAEHRRVHTGEKPHACAQCGKAFSQRSNLLSHQRTHSGAKPFACADCGKAFRGSSGLAHHRLSHTGERPFACAECGKAFRGSSELRQHQRLHSGERPFVCAHCSKAFVRKSELLSHRRTHTGERPYACGECGKPFSHRCNLNEHQKRHGGRAAP; encoded by the coding sequence ATGGAGTCCCCAGGAGGGTGGACCCTGCAGGTGGCCCCAGAGGAAGGCCAGGTCCTCTGCAATGTGAAGACTGCCACGAGGGGCCTCTCTGAGGGGGCTGTGTCTGGAGGCTGGGGGGCCTGGGAAAACTCCACGGAGGTTCCGAGGGAGGCAGGGAACGGCCAGCGGCAGCAAGCCACACTGGGGGCGGCGGACGAACAGGGAGGCCCCAGCAGGGAGCTGGGCCCCGCAGACGGTGGGCGGGACGGGGCTGGGCCCGGGAGCGAGCCTGCAGACCGGGCGTTGCGCCCTTCCCCTCTCCCAGAGGAGCCGGGCTGCCGGTGCGGGGAGTGCGGCAAGGCGTTCAGCCAGGGCTCTTACTTGCTGCAGCATCGGCGCGTGCACACAGGCGAGAAGCCGTACACGTGCCCCGAGTGCGGCAAGGCCTTCGCCTGGAGCTCCAACCTCAGCCAGCACCAGCGCATCCACAGCGGCGAGAAGCCCTACGCTTGCAGGGAGTGCGGCAAGGCCTTCCGCGCGCACTCGCAGCTCATCCACCACCAGGAGACACACAGCGGCCTGAAGCCCTTCCGCTGCCCGGACTGCGGCAAGTCCTTCGGCCGAAGCACCACGCTGGTGCAGCACCGACGCACGCACACGGGCGAGAAGCCCTACGAGTGCCCGGAGTGCGGCAAGGCCTTCAGCTGGAACTCCAATTTCCTGGAGCACCGGCGCGTGCACACGGGCGCGCGGCCGCACGCCTGCCGGAACTGTGGCAAGGCCTTCAGCCAGAGCTCCAACCTGGCCGAGCACCTGAAGATCCACGCGGGCGCACGGCCACACGCCTGTCCCGACTGCGGCAAGGCCTTCGTGCGTGTGGCGGGGCTGCGGCAGCACCGGCGCACTCACAGCAGCGAGAAGCCCTTCCCCTGCGCCGAGTGCGGAAAGGCTTTCCGCGAGAGCTCGCAGCTCCTGCAGCACCAGCGCACGCACACTGGTGAGCGGCCCTTCGAGTGCGCCGAGTGCGGCCAGGCTTTTGTCATGGGCTCCTACCTGGCGGAGCACCGGCGCGTGCACACGGGCGAGAAGCCTCATGCGTGCGCCCAGTGCGGCAAGGCCTTCAGCCAGCGCTCCAACCTACTCAGCCACCAGCGCACGCACTCAGGCGCCAAGCCCTTCGCCTGCGCCGACTGCGGCAAGGCCTTCCGCGGCAGTTCCGGCCTGGCGCACCACCGGCTTTCGCACACGGGAGAGCGACCCTTCGCCTGCGCAGAATGCGGCAAGGCCTTCCGCGGCAGCTCCGAGCTGCGCCAGCACCAGCGCCTGCACTCTGGCGAGAGGCCGTTCGTCTGCGCCCACTGCAGCAAGGCCTTCGTGCGCAAGTCGGAGCTCTTAAGCCACCGGCGCACGCACACGGGCGAGAGGCCCTACGCTTGCGGCGAGTGCGGGAAGCCTTTCAGCCACCGTTGCAACCTCAACGAGCACCAGAAGCGGCACGGGGGCCGCGCTGCGCCCTGA
- the A1BG gene encoding alpha-1B-glycoprotein: protein MSMLVVFLLLWGVTWGPVTEAAIFYETQPSLWAESESLLKPSANVTLTCQARLETPDFQLFKNGVAQEPVHLDSPAIKHQFLLTGDTQGRYRCRSGLSTGWTQLSKLLELTGPKSLPAPWLSMTPVSWVSPGLNTTAVCRGGLRGVTFLLRREGDHEFLEVPEAQEDVEATFPVHQPGNYSCSYRTDGEGALSEPSATVTIEELAAPPPPVLMHRGESSQVLHPGNKVTLTCVAPLSGVDFQLRRGEKELLVPRSSTSPDRVFFHLNAVALGDGGHYTCRYRLHDNQNAWSGDSAPVELILSDETLPAPEFSPEPESSPKPESSPEPESGRVLRLRCLAPLEGARFALVREDRGGRRVHRFQSPAGTEALFELHNISVADSANYSCVYVDLKPPFGGSAPGERLELRVDGPPPRPQLRATWSGAVLAGRDAVLRCEGPIPDVTFELLREGETKAVKTVRTPGAAANLELIFVGPQHAGNYRCRYRSWVPHTFESELSDPVELLVAES from the exons ATGTCCATGCTGGTGGTCTTTCTCTTGCTGTGGG GTGTCACCTGGGGCCCAGTGACAGAAGCAGCCATAT TTTATGAGACCCAGCCCAGCCTGTGGGCAGAGTCTGAATCACTGCTGAAACCCTCGGCCAATGTGACGCTGACGTGCCAGGCCCGCCTGGAGACCCCAGACTTCCAGCTGTTCAAGAATGGGGTGGCCCAGGAGCCTGTGCACCTTGACTCACCTGCCATCAAGCACCAGTTCCTGCTGACGGGTGACACCCAGGGCCGCTACCGCTGCCGCTCAGGCTTGTCCACAGGATGGACCCAGCTGAGCAAGCTCCTGGAGCTGACAGGGCCAA AGTCCTTGCCTGCTCCCTGGCTCTCGATGACGCCAGTGTCCTGGGTCAGCCCCGGCCTCAACACAACAGCGGTGTGCCGAGGTGGGCTGCGGGGTGTGACTTTTCTGCTGAGGCGGGAAGGCGACCATGAGTTTCTGGAGGTGCCTGAGGCCCAGGAGGATGTGGAGGCCACCTTTCCAGTCCATCAGCCTGGCAACTATAGCTGCAGCTACCGGACCGATGGGGAAGGCGCCCTCTCTGAGCCCAGCGCTACTGTGACCATTGAGGAGCTCG CTGCACCACCACCGCCTGTGCTGATGCACCGTGGAGAGTCCTCCCAGGTCCTGCACCCCGGCAACAAGGTGACCCTCACCTGCGTGGCTCCCCTGAGTGGAGTGGACTTCCAGCTACGGCGCGGGGAGAAAGAGCTGCTGGTACCCAGGAGCAGCACCAGCCCAGACCGCGTCTTCTTTCACCTGAACGCGGTGGCCCTGGGGGATGGAGGTCACTACACCTGCCGCTACCGGCTGCATGACAACCAAAATGCCTGGTCCGGGGACAGCGCGCCGGTCGAGCTGATTCTGAGCGATG AGACGCTGCCCGCGCCGGAGTTCTCCCCGGAGCCGGAGTCCTCCCCGAAGCCAGAGTCCTCCCCGGAGCCGGAGTCCGGCAGGGTCTTGCGGCTGCGGTGCCTGGCGCCCCTGGAGGGCGCGCGCTTCGCCCTGGTGCGCGAGGACAGGGGCGGGCGCCGCGTGCACCGTTTCCAGAGCCCCGCTGGGACCGAGGCCCTCTTCGAGCTGCACAACATTTCCGTGGCTGACTCCGCCAACTACAGCTGCGTCTACGTGGACCTGAAGCCGCCTTTCGGGGGCTCCGCGCCCGGCGAGCGCTTGGAGCTGCGCGTGGACG GACCCCCTCCCAGGCCTCAGCTCCGGGCAACGTGGAGTGGGGCGGTCCTGGCGGGCCGAGATGCCGTCCTGCGCTGCGAGGGACCCATCCCCGACGTCACCTTCGAGCTGCTGCGCGAGGGCGAGACGAAGGCCGTGAAGACGGTCCGCACCCCCGGGGCCGCGGCGAACCTTGAGCTGATCTTCGTGGGGCCCCAGCACGCTGGCAACTACAGGTGCCGCTACCGCTCCTGGGTGCCCCACACCTTCGAATCGGAGCTCAGCGACCCTGTGGAGCTCCTGGTGGCAG AAAGCTGA